One segment of Mesorhizobium sp. L-2-11 DNA contains the following:
- a CDS encoding Nif11-like leader peptide family natural product precursor translates to MSQAEVERFVDDLAKDDSLLEKVKPYATGLASVVAVGKNHGYNFTLDEAKSYIQSRSPRELTDKQLDAIVGGKHHSSVATSTKVVQTTVVATSAVEAVEVATTVTSTAEVATTVTAAAEAVVVVAAVLI, encoded by the coding sequence GTAGAGCGATTCGTCGACGATCTGGCGAAAGACGACAGTCTGCTCGAAAAGGTAAAACCGTATGCTACGGGTCTCGCATCGGTTGTGGCGGTCGGAAAGAACCACGGCTACAATTTCACACTCGATGAGGCTAAGAGTTACATTCAATCGCGAAGCCCACGCGAGTTGACCGATAAGCAGCTCGATGCGATCGTCGGCGGCAAGCATCATTCGAGCGTTGCGACCTCGACCAAAGTTGTGCAGACCACAGTCGTCGCTACCTCCGCTGTGGAGGCAGTGGAGGTAGCTACGACTGTCACTTCGACAGCGGAGGTAGCGACGACTGTCACTGCGGCAGCCGAAGCCGTTGTAGTCGTCGCTGCGGTCCTGATATGA